The Ranitomeya imitator isolate aRanImi1 chromosome 8, aRanImi1.pri, whole genome shotgun sequence genome window below encodes:
- the ARL8B gene encoding ADP-ribosylation factor-like protein 8B, translating into MLSLLSRLLDWFRSLFWKEEMELTLVGLQHSGKTTFVNVIASGQFSEDMIPTVGFNMRKVTKGNVTIKIWDIGGQPRFRSMWERYCRGVNAIVYMVDTADSEKIEASRNELHNLLEKPQLQGIPILVLGNKRDLPSALDERQLIEIMHLSMIQDREICCYSISCKEKDNIDITLQWLIQHSKSRRS; encoded by the exons ATGCTGTCCCTCCTGTCTCGGCTGTTGGACTGGTTCCGCTCCCTGTTCTGGAAGGAGGAGATGGAGCTGACGCTGGTCGGGCTGCAGCACTCGGGGAAGACCACCTTTGTCAATGTCATAGCG TCGGGCCAGTTCAGCGAGGACATGATACCGACCGTCGGCTTCAACATGAGGAAAGTGACGAAAGGAAACGTCACCATCAAG ATCTGGGACATCGGGGGGCAGCCTCGGTTTCGCAGCATGTGGGAGCGGTACTGTCGGGGCGTCAATGCCATAGT GTACATGGTGGACACCGCCGACAGCGAGAAGATAGAAGCGTCTCGTAATGAACTGCACAATCTGCTGGAAAAGCCACAGTTACAGGGTATACCG ATTCTGGTTCTTGGGAATAAGCGAGACCTCCCGAGTGCACTGGACGAGAGGCAACTGATCGAGATAAT GCACCTGTCGATGATACAAGACCGGGAAATCTGCTGCTATTCCATCTCCTGTAAAGAGAAGGACAACATAG